A genomic stretch from Theobroma cacao cultivar B97-61/B2 chromosome 4, Criollo_cocoa_genome_V2, whole genome shotgun sequence includes:
- the LOC18601799 gene encoding protein kinase byr2 codes for MDFVEVKGVARNGLTMEWIKLKTIGKDSFSLRKEQHILKEFVGCRNIVPCFGDMLSTDQEGALRMLVEGIQDIHERDYVHCDLMPKNILVYSSDYHISISSKSQHGSLSNLKIANFGLAKQLGERDMPDQVEPWMPNFPSITLYMPSEYVKERKISASIDIWSLRCIILEMIIGKLPWGYQNLRDLKIKFRFSRDCPKIPDNMSNARKDLLMKCFARDPIERWIVDMLLCHLLLISNCTSSLPSQTNSFQHAQCDGYFPSIKQILATCLAIN; via the exons ATGGATTTTGTTGAGGTAAAAGGAGTAGCAAGGAATGGTTTAACGATGGAATGGATCAAACTTAAGACTATTGGCAAAG ATTCCTTTTCACTTCGAAAGGAACAACATATCCTTAAAGAATTTGTTGGTTGTCGTAATATTGTTCCATGCTTTGGTGATATGTTGAGCACTGATCAAGAAGGGGCGCTG AGAATGCTGGTTGAAGGGATTCAAGATATTCATGAGAGAGACTATGTTCATTGTGATCTCATGCCAAAAAATATCCTTGTTTATTCTTCTGATTA CCATATCTCGATTTCTTCCAAATCACAACATGGTTCCCTTAGCAATCTAAAGATTGCTAATTTTGGTTTGGCTAAGCAACTTGGAGAAAGAGATATGCCAGATCAGGTAGAACCTTGGATGCCAAATTTTCCAAGTATAACACTTTACATGCCATCAGAATATgttaaagaaaggaaaatcagTGCTTCGATAGATATATGGTCTTTAAGGTGTATTATTCTTGAGATGATCATTGGAAAACTACCATGGGGATATCAAAACTTGAGAGACTTGAAGATCAAGTTTAGATTTTCAAGGGATTGCCCAAAAATACCCGACAACATGTCAAATGCAAGGAAAGATTTATTGATGAAGTGTTTTGCAAGGGATCCTATCGAAAGGTGGATCGTTGATATGCTGTTATGTCATCTTCTTCTCATTTCAAACTGCACTTCATCATTGCCATCTCAAACAAACTCTTTTCAACATGCACAATGTGATGGTTATTTTCCTTCCATTAAACAAATTTTGGCAACGTGCCTagctattaattaa